Proteins encoded by one window of Arabidopsis thaliana chromosome 2, partial sequence:
- the SAMTL gene encoding mitochondrial substrate carrier family protein (mitochondrial substrate carrier family protein; FUNCTIONS IN: binding, calcium ion binding; INVOLVED IN: transport, transmembrane transport; LOCATED IN: mitochondrial inner membrane, chloroplast envelope; EXPRESSED IN: 22 plant structures; EXPRESSED DURING: 13 growth stages; CONTAINS InterPro DOMAIN/s: Mitochondrial carrier protein (InterPro:IPR002067), EF-Hand 1, calcium-binding site (InterPro:IPR018247), EF-HAND 2 (InterPro:IPR018249), Mitochondrial substrate carrier (InterPro:IPR001993), EF-hand-like domain (InterPro:IPR011992), Mitochondrial substrate/solute carrier (InterPro:IPR018108); BEST Arabidopsis thaliana protein match is: Mitochondrial substrate carrier family protein (TAIR:AT2G26360.1); Has 17569 Blast hits to 12630 proteins in 423 species: Archae - 0; Bacteria - 12; Metazoa - 7266; Fungi - 5152; Plants - 3396; Viruses - 0; Other Eukaryotes - 1743 (source: NCBI BLink).): MVSKNDHIETLFNSIQLVKDVVLLPIELGVKKAARDIENCWISKERDLGLVFRSSGRNRKKRIVATPEFDDNATNNVQCVVVTDERKKGLSIKKIPVKSLFGMFSPNLVSEKLSRGNDVVVAKKDKSLEKKDDDSCTDCFKFAMTWSLLVSGFVHAFPIPFKIGKKRIHKMGDDENSLRKHGLKSKAAFVSRKEVRCQSVESVEKEGNPFSIECAVGFVVEMLAQNLQKLDQFIQDSSENESCCSKEASSNDSPLIFNIWEARKLDVNGFLGNLMFARVGDVASGIGGLTSHISEDGDESNVSTAGKEESAVDSPQNLATGLLSIPLSNVERLKSTLSTISLTELIELLPQLGRPSRDHPDKKKLISVQDFFRYTESEGRRFFEELDRDGDGKVTLEDLEIAMRRRKLPRRYAKEFMRRARSHLFSKSFGWKQFLSLMEQKEPTILRAYTSLCLTKSGTLKKSEILASLNNAGLPANEENAIAMMRFLKADTEESISYGHFRNFMVLLPYERLQDDPRNIWFEAATVVAVAPPVALPAGDVLKSALAGGLASALSTSLMHPIDTIKTRVQASTLSFPEVIAKLPEIGVRGVYRGSIPAILGQFSSHGLRTGIFEASKLVLINFAPNLPEIQVQSIASFCSTLLGTAVRIPCEVLKQRLQAGMFNNVGEAIVGTWKQDGPSGFFRGTGATLCREVPLYVVGMGLYAESKKMVAQALGRELEAWETIAVGAVSGGIAAVVTTPFDVMKTRMMTATPGRPISMSMVVVSILRNEGPLGLFKGAVPRFFWVAPLGAMNFAGYELAKKAMQKNEDAVLADQLGQKKLC; the protein is encoded by the exons ATGGTGTCTAAGAATGATCATATCGAGACTTTATTCAATTCAATCCAACTAGTTAAAgatgttgttcttcttccgaTTGAGCTTGGTGTGAAAAAGGCGGCAAGAGATATTGAAAATTGTTGGATAAGCAAAGAAAGGGATCTAGGTCTTGTTTTCAGATCATCTGGAAGAAACAGGAAGAAGCGGATTGTTGCTACTCCTGAATTTGACGACAATGCTACTAATAATGTTCAGTGTGTGGTGGTTACtgatgagagaaagaaaggttTGTCTATCAAGAAGATCCCTGTGAAGTCACTCTTTGGTATGTTTTCTCCCAATTTAGTCAGTGAGAAGTTGAGTCGTGGAAATGATGTGGTGGTGGCGAAGAAAGATAAGtctttggagaagaaagatgatgattcttgTACTGATTGCTTCAAGTTTGCGATGACTTGGTCTTTGTTGGTTAGTGGCTTTGTTCATGCTTTTCCTATTCCTTTTAAAATTGGTAAGAAGAGGATTCATAAGATGGGGGATGATGAGAACAGTCTACGTAAACACGGCCTTAAATCAAAGGCGGCATTTGTGAGTCGGAAAGAAGTGAGGTGTCAGTCAGTTGAATCTGTAGAAAAGGAAGGGAACCCTTTTTCGATTGAATGCGctgttggttttgttgttgaaatGTTGGCTCAGAATCTCCAGAAGCTGGACCAGTTTATACAGGATAGTTCAGAGAATGAATCTTGTTGTTCCAAGGAAGCTAGTTCTAATGATAGTCCACTTATCTTTAACATCTGGGAGGCTAGAAAACTCGACGTAAATGGATTCCTCGGGAACCTGATGTTTGCCAGAGTTGGAGATGTGGCGTCAGGTATAGGTGGCCTGACATCTCACATAAgtgaagatggtgatgaaaGTAATGTCAGTACTGCTGGTAAGGAGGAAAGTGCAGTTGATTCTCCGCAGAACTTGGCAACTGGACTATTGAGTATACCTTTATCAAATGTAGAGCGCTTAAAATCCACACTGTCCACAATTTCACTGACGGAACTTATTGAACTTTTACCACAATTAGGACGACCTTCAAGAGACCATCCagacaagaaaaaactaatttcTGTTCAGGATTTTTTCAGATACACCGAGTCTGAAG GCAGGAGGTTCTTTGAAGAATTAGATAGAGATGGTGATGGCAAAGTAACTTTGGAGGATCTGGAAATTGCaatgaggagaagaaaattgCCCAGAAGATACGCCAAGGAATTTATGCGACGAGCTAGGAGTCATCTTTTCTCGAAATCGTTTGGTTGGAAGCAATTTTTGTCCTTGATGGAACAGAAGGAGCCAACCATCCTCCGTGCCTATACTTCTCTCTGCTTGACCAAGTCTGGTACTCTTAAGAAAAGTGAGATATTGGCATCACTAAATAACGCAGGACTTCCTGCTAATGAAGAAAATGCTATAGCCATGATGAGATTTTTGAAGGCTGATACCGAGGAGTCTATCTCATACGGACATTTCCGTAATTTCATGGTTTTGCTGCCATATGAGCGCTTACAAGATGATCCTCG TAACATCTGGTTTGAAGCTGCGactgttgttgctgttgcaCCCCCTGTGGCCTTACCTGCTGGAGATGTTCTAAAATCTGCATTAGCGGGAGGGCTTGCCTCTGCTCTCTCCACTTCCTTAATGCATCCGATTGACACAATCAAG ACACGTGTGCAAGCATCAACCTTGTCATTTCCTGAAGTAATAGCCAAGCTTCCAGAGATTGGTGTCCGGGGAGTGTATAGGGGTTCTATTCCAGCAATTCTTGGACAATTTTCAAG CCATGGCCTGCGGACAGGAATATTCGAAGCAAGCAAACTTGTGTTGATCAATTTTGCTCCCAATCTCCCAGAAATTCAG GTTCAATCGATTGCATCATTCTGCAGCACACTATTAGGCACAGCTGTGCGGATTCCATGTGAGGTGCTGAAGCAACGGTTGCAGGCTGGCATGTTTAACAATGTAGGGGAAGCCATTGTCGGGACGTGGAAGCAAGATGGTCCAAGTGGCTTTTTCCGTGGGACAGGCGCAACTCTTTGCCGCGAAGTTCCACTATACGTTGTTGGCATGGGACTGTATGCAGAGTCCAAAAAG ATGGTGGCGCAAGCTCTGGGAAGAGAACTGGAGGCATGGGAGACAATAGCGGTTGGGGCGGTGTCAGGAGGTATTGCAGCAGTTGTAACAACCCCATTTGATGTGATGAAGACGAGAATGATGACTGCAACGCCAGGGAGACCGATCTCAATGTCTATGGTTGTTGTATCGATTCTGCGTAATGAGGGACCGCTAGGTTTGTTCAAAGGAGCAGTCCCGAGGTTCTTCTGGGTGGCTCCTCTAGGTGCTATGAACTTTGCTGGGTACGAACTAGCCAAGAAAGCTATGCAGAAGAACGAAGATGCAGTGCTAGCGGATCAGCTTGGtcagaagaagctttgctaa
- a CDS encoding ureidoglycolate hydrolase (unknown protein; BEST Arabidopsis thaliana protein match is: unknown protein (TAIR:AT2G35830.2); Has 153 Blast hits to 153 proteins in 52 species: Archae - 0; Bacteria - 62; Metazoa - 0; Fungi - 0; Plants - 82; Viruses - 0; Other Eukaryotes - 9 (source: NCBI BLink).), producing MQSSLSFSCGVKSTMAKSPVEVNLIPIEATPETFAEYGQVIEASRDGAGYGPNDAQLDLSKGIPRLYILRLKETPLGFFKITHHAKVTQCLGSIGGDIWYMGVAKPSLIEDDDDGRRVDTVKAKSGHLYIPPEVEEIRVFRFSGPKFVKLHRGTWHAGPLFSGSSIMDFYNLELSNTNVVDHTSHDFTKNNGVSFRFDT from the exons ATGCAATCAtcactttcattttcttgtggtGTCAAGTCAACGATGGCGAAATCTCCGGTGGAAGTGAATCTGATACCAATCGAAGCTACACCTGAGACCTTCGCAGAGTATGGTCAAGTCATCGAAGCCTCTCGTGATGGGGCCGGTTACGGTCCCAACGACGCTCAATTGGATCTCTCTAAAGGAATCCCACG GCTCTATATACTTAGGCTGAAAGAAACACCCTTAGGGTTTTTCAAGATCACGCATCACGCAAAGGTGACACAGTGTCTAGGATCAATAGGAGGTGATATTTGGTATATGGGAGTGGCTAAGCCATCTCttattgaagatgatgatgatggaaggAGAGTAGATACAGTAAAAGCAAAGTCTGGTCACTTGTACATTCCACCTGAGGTGGAAGAGATTCGCGTCTTCAGGTTCTCGGGACCAAAGTTTGTGAAACTGCACCGTGGTACATGGCATGCTGGACCCTTGTTTAGTGGCAGCTCCATCATGGATTTCTACAACTTAGAACTCAGCAACACAAAT GTGGTGGATCACACGTCACATGATTTCACGAAGAATAATGGAGTCAGCTTCCGCTTTGACACCTAA
- a CDS encoding ureidoglycolate hydrolase, which yields MLRTEYRPHPINNGTSPRIPKRQKGPLFSLFFHVKHILFKLTRKPRYFWCFLTESRLEENFRKTPKSSYANSYLHFHFSCGDGESSSVPTMAKSPVEVKLIPIEATPENFADYGQVIEASRDGAGFGPNDAQLDLSRGIPRFYIMRIRDTPFDFSVLTHHASVTQCLGSIGGHVWYLGVAKPTLIEDGDDGKMVDKLKSRSGHLYAPPAVEEIRVFRVSGPKFIKLNHGTWHVGPLFSDSYMDFYNLELSNTNAVDRTTYDFIKNKGVTIRVDPNDVDTSSS from the exons ATGCTACGTACCGAGTATCGACCACACCCGATAAACAACGGGACAAGCCCTAGAATCCCGAAAAGGCAAAAAGGTCccttgttttctctcttttttcatgTTAAACACATACTTTTTAAATTAACAAGAAAGCCCagatatttttggtgttttcttaCTGAATCTAGACTTGAAGAGAATTTTAGGAAAACTCCAAAAAGCTCGTACGCTAATTCTTATCTTCACTTCCATTTTTCCTGTGGTGATGGTGAGAGTTCAAGTGTTCCAACGATGGCGAAATCCCCGGTAGAGGTGAAACTGATCCCGATCGAAGCTACTCCTGAGAATTTCGCAGACTATGGTCAAGTCATCGAAGCCTCTCGTGACGGTGCAGGTTTCGGTCCCAACGACGCTCAACTGGATCTCTCCAGAGGAATCCCACG GTTCTATATAATGCGGATCAGAGATACACCCTTTGACTTTTCCGTACTCACTCACCACGCGAGCGTGACACAGTGTCTAGGATCAATAGGAGGTCATGTTTGGTACCTTGGAGTGGCTAAACCGACACTTattgaagatggtgatgatggaAAGATGGTAGATAAATTGAAATCAAGGTCTGGTCACTTGTACGCTCCTCCTGCGGTTGAAGAGATTCGCGTCTTCAGGGTCTCGGGACCAAAGTTTATTAAACTGAACCACGGTACGTGGCATGTTGGACCACTCTTCAGTGACAGCTACATGGACTTCTACAACCTTGAGCTCAGCAACACAAAT GCGGTGGATCGCACGACATatgatttcatcaaaaataaagGAGTCACCATCCGAGTT
- a CDS encoding ureidoglycolate hydrolase (ureidoglycolate hydrolases; FUNCTIONS IN: ureidoglycolate hydrolase activity; INVOLVED IN: allantoin catabolic process; LOCATED IN: cellular_component unknown; EXPRESSED IN: 17 plant structures; EXPRESSED DURING: 13 growth stages; CONTAINS InterPro DOMAIN/s: Ureidoglycolate hydrolase (InterPro:IPR007247); BEST Arabidopsis thaliana protein match is: unknown protein (TAIR:AT2G35810.1); Has 155 Blast hits to 155 proteins in 53 species: Archae - 0; Bacteria - 64; Metazoa - 0; Fungi - 0; Plants - 82; Viruses - 0; Other Eukaryotes - 9 (source: NCBI BLink).), translated as MAKSPVEVKLIPIEATPENFADYGQVIEASRDGAGFGPNDAQLDLSRGIPRFYIMRIRDTPFDFSVLTHHASVTQCLGSIGGHVWYLGVAKPTLIEDGDDGKMVDKLKSRSGHLYAPPAVEEIRVFRVSGPKFIKLNHGTWHVGPLFSDSYMDFYNLELSNTNAVDRTTYDFIKNKGVTIRVDPNDVDTSSS; from the exons ATGGCGAAATCCCCGGTAGAGGTGAAACTGATCCCGATCGAAGCTACTCCTGAGAATTTCGCAGACTATGGTCAAGTCATCGAAGCCTCTCGTGACGGTGCAGGTTTCGGTCCCAACGACGCTCAACTGGATCTCTCCAGAGGAATCCCACG GTTCTATATAATGCGGATCAGAGATACACCCTTTGACTTTTCCGTACTCACTCACCACGCGAGCGTGACACAGTGTCTAGGATCAATAGGAGGTCATGTTTGGTACCTTGGAGTGGCTAAACCGACACTTattgaagatggtgatgatggaAAGATGGTAGATAAATTGAAATCAAGGTCTGGTCACTTGTACGCTCCTCCTGCGGTTGAAGAGATTCGCGTCTTCAGGGTCTCGGGACCAAAGTTTATTAAACTGAACCACGGTACGTGGCATGTTGGACCACTCTTCAGTGACAGCTACATGGACTTCTACAACCTTGAGCTCAGCAACACAAAT GCGGTGGATCGCACGACATatgatttcatcaaaaataaagGAGTCACCATCCGAGTT